ATGATCTGTGGGGGTTCAATCTTGTCCGCCAAACAAATGGAGCAGCTAAGTTATAGtcttgggacaacccctttaactctactgTCTGAAAAAAGTGTTACTCAATACCCCCGTAATCTCatactctttgctctctccttttAGGTCATGAAACATAAGGCCTTCTTCATCATCTTGGGCCTCTTTTCTGCCACCATCTTCCTGACAATTAGATGGATTGGTGAGTCTGATGTCACCATGTCTAGAGTTCCTCTTGAGATGCCCCAGACAACCACCATCATTCCAGTGCTAAGACAGTCATTGACTCTTCATGATGGGAAATTTGAATATCACTTGAACCTCTCCAGTTTTCAGTTGGAGTTCCCGAACCTACAGACGTACCAATGCTCGATGATCCTCAGTCCGCCTGTTGCACCATACGAGGACAGTGACCTACCGCTAATACTTATGGCCATAAAATCCCATCCAAGATCTGGAACCAGGAGAAATGCCATACGACAGACCTGGGGCAATGAACAAGAACTGAAAGGCTACAAGCTGAGACGACTCTTTTTGGTGGGAACGACAGAGGTGTTGGGAACAATGGAGATAGTGAAGGTGGAGAGTGCCACGTATGGGGACATCCTACAATGGGACATGACCGAAGGGCATCACAACCTATCTCTGAAGGAACGTTGCTTCCTGGAGTGGCTGTACCACAATGTCCCCGAAGTGGATTACATATTCAAGGGTTAGTAGAGGAGAAGTCACTGACCCTATAACTTATAGAAATCATGTGAGTGACAATATAATATTAGCAGTGATTGATTctcctgtgttcctcctgcaggtGATGACGATGTGTTCGTGAATACAGAAATGGTGGTTGATCTTATTAAGGACTTTGGTTCTCCCAATGTAATTCATGGCTATCATCAGCATCGTCCACCTGTTATGCGTCAGACCAAATACAGCATCACTAAGACCCTATACCCATCGGGACACTATCCTGGATTTGTGTCAGGTGGAGGCTACATCTTCTCGGGACCCTCAGTGCCCAGTCTATACGAAGCGTCTTGTATAATGCCGGTTTTCCCATTGGATGATGTATATTTTGGGTTCCTGGCCTTGGCAGCAAACTTGACTTATAGACATGACCCTCGTTTCCATGTACATGGGCTGAAGTATGACGTGTGTAGATACAAGAAGGCATTGCTTGTACATGGAATAAGCCCAGAAATACTGCTCGTGATATGGAGAGAGGTGAACGAGAACAAATGCGAGAACACAGAACAAAAGAAGAGTTAATGAAGGATGGGGAGCAGAGAAGAGAGGTCATAAAATGGGGCATAGGTCAGGAGTGGTACCGATACTTGTGTGTTACTAAGTTAATAAAGTCTATATTTTTCTATAAGCTATGTATGTACTTCTGTAGGAATAAGAAAAAGACCGATACTGGCACCTCGTGTATTATCTTTGGTAAAGAGAGGTAAGAAATGTTGGGGCAACCCACGGCACTAACAGATTGCCACTCACCTtcaagaaaagcaaaaaaaatgattATCACCCGAAGTATATGGAGAACCATTTATGTTGAGCTGCTGCTATGCCACAGGGTCGCAGGAACAGAAACAGGAAGCCCAGGGCACCAATTGAAGAGGCGTGGAGAGAAGAGGACCTTATCAATAGCCCGCCGCTGGTGAGTCTGCAACTCCTGGCTATTGAAAGGCTCCTCTTCTCTCCAAGCCTCTTCATATGTATGTACTTGTCTCTCTTAAGTAGAAgctttctcctgtgttctcctcctctctagtgtatcctCCTTCTcccgtgttctcctcctctctagtgtatcctccttctcctgtgttctcctcctctctagtgtatcctccttctcctgtgttctcctcctctctagtgtatcatccttctcctgtgttctcctcttctctagtgtatcatccttctcctgtgttctcctcctctctagtgtatcctccttctcctgtgttctcctcctctctagtgtatcatccttctcccgtgttctcctctctagtgtatcatccttctcctgtgttctcctcttctctagtgtatcatccttctcctgtgttctcctcctctctagtgtatcgtccttctcctgtgttctcctcctctctagtgtatcatccttctcctgtgttctcctcctctctagtgtatcctCCTTCTcccgtgttctcctcctctctagtgtatcatccttctcctgtgttctcctcctctctagtgtatcatccttctcctgtgttctcctcctctctagtgtatcattcttctcctgtgttctcctcttctctagtgtataatccttctcctgtgttctcctcctctctagtgtatcctCCTTCTCCCGTGTTCTCCTTTTCtttagtgtatcatccttctcccgtgttctcctcttctctagtttGTCGTCCTTGTcccgtgttctcctcctctctagtgtatcatcctcctcctgtgttctcctcctctctagtgtatcatccttctcctgtgttctccacctctctagtgtatcatccttctcctgtgttctcctcttctctagtgtatcatccttctcctgtgttctcctcttctctagtgtatcatccttctcctgtgttctccacctctctagtgtatcatccttctcctgtgttctcctcctctctagtgtatcatccttctcctgtgttctcctcttttctagtgtatcatccttctcctgtgttctcctcttctctagtgtatcatccttctcctgtgttttcctcttctctagtgtatcatccttctcctgtgttctcctcttctctagtgtatcatccttctcctgtgttctcctcttctctagtgtatcatccttctcctgtgttctcctcttctctagtgtatcatccttctcctgtgttctcctcttctctaacgtatcatccttctcctgtgttctccttctctctagtgtatcatccttctcctgtgttctcctcttctctagtgtatcatccttctcctgtgttctcctcctctctagtgtatcatccttctcctgtgttctcctcttctctagtgtatcatccttctcctgtgttctcctcctctctagtgtatcatccttctcctgtgttctcctctctagtgtatcatccttctcctgtgttctcctcttctctagtgtatcatccttctcctgtgttctcctcttctctagtatatcatccttctcctgtgttctcctcctctctagtgtatcatccttctcctgtgttctcctcttctctaacgtatcatccttctcctgtgttctccttctctctagtgtatcatccttctcctgtgttctcctcttctctagtgtatcatccttctcctgtgttctccaccgctctagtgtatcatccttctcctgtgttctcctcttctctagtgtatcctccttctcctgtgttctcctcttctctagtgtatcatccttctcctgtgttctcctcttctctagtgtatcatccttctcctgtgttctcctcttctctagtgtatcatccttctcctgtgttctcctcttctctagtgtatcatccttctcctgtgttctcctcttctctagtgtatcatccttctcctgtgttctcctcttctctaacgtatcatccttctcctgtgttctccttctctctagtgtatcatccttctcctgtgttctcctcctctctagtgtatcatccttctcctgtgttctcctcctctctagtgtatcatccttctcctgtgttctcctcctctctagtgtatcatcattctccgtgttctcctcttctctagtgtatcatccttctcctgtgttctcctcttctctagtgtatcatccttctcctatgTTCTCCTCttttctagtgtatcatccttctcctgtgttctcctcttctctagtgtatcatccttctcctgtgttctcctcttctctagtgtgtCATCCTTCTcccgtgttctcctcttctctagtctGTCGTCCTTGTcccgtgttctcctcctctctagtgtatcatccttctcctgtgttctcctcctctctagtgtatcatccttctcctgtgttctcctcctctctagtgtatcatccttctcctgtgttctcctcctctctagtgtatcatccttctcctgtgttctcctcttctctagtgtatcatccatctcctgtgttctccaccgctctagtgtatcatccttctcctgtgttctccaccgctctagtgtatcatccttctcctgtgttctcctcctctctagtgtatcatccttctcctgtgttctcctcctctctagtgtatcatccttctcctgtgttctcctcctctctagtgtatcatccttctcctgtgttctcctcttctctagtgtatcatccttctcccgtgttctcctcctctctagtgtatcatccttctcctgtgttctccaccGCTCTAGTGTATCAtcattctcctgtgttctcctcctctctagtgtatcatccttctcctgtgttctcctcttctctagtgtatcatccttctcctgtgttctcctcttctctagtgtatcatccttctcctgtgttttcCTCCTCtttagtgtatcatccttctcctgtgttctcctcttctctagtgtatcatccttctcctgtgttctcctcctctctagtgtatcatccttctcctgtgttctcctcttctctagtgtatcctcctcctcccgtgttctcctcctctctagtgtatcatccttctcctgtgttctcctcttctctagtgtatcatccttctcctgtgttctcctcctctctagtgtatcatccttctcctgtgttctcctcctctctagtgtatcatccttctcctgtgttctcctcttctctagtgtatcatccttctcctgtgttctcctcttctctagtgtatcatccttctcctgtgttctcctcctctctagtgtatcatccttctcctgtgttctcctcttatctagtgtatcatccttctcctgtgttctcctcctctctagtatATCATCCTTCttctgtgttctcctcctctctagtgtatcatccttctcccatgttctcctcctctctagtgtatcatccttctcctgtgttctcctcttctctagtgtatcatccttctcctgtgttctcctcctctctagtctatcatccttctcctgtgttctcctcctctctagtgtatcatccttctcctgtgttctcctcctctctagtgtatcatccttctcctgtgttctcctcttatctagtgtatcatccttctcctatgttctcctcttctctagtgtatcatccttctcctgtgttctcctcttctctagtgtatcatccttctcctgtgttctcctcctctctagtgtatcatccttctcctgtgttctcctcctctctagtgtatcgtccttctcctgtgttctcctcctctctagtgtatcatccttctcctgtgttctcctcctctctagtgtatcgtccttctcctgtgttctcctcatctctagtgtatcatccttctcctgtgttctcctcctctctagtgtatcattcTTCTcccgtgttctcctcttctctagtgtatcatccttctcccgtgttctcctcttctctagtgtatcatccttctcctgtgttctcctcttctctagtgtatcatccttctcctgtgttctcctcctctctagtgtatcatccttctcctgtgttctcctcttctctagtgtatcatccttctcctgtgttctcctcctcactagtgtatcatccttctcctgtgttctcctcctctctagtgtatcatccttctccgtgttctcctcttctctagtgtatcatccttctcctgtgttctcctcctctctagtgtatcatccttctcctgtgttctcctctctagtgtatcatccttctcctgtgttctcctcttatctagtgtatcatccttctcctatgtcctcctcttctctagtgtatcatccttctcctgtgttctcctcttctctagtgtatcatccttctcctgtgttctcctcctctctagtgtatcatccttctcccgtgttctcctcttctctagtgtatcatccttctcccgtgttctcctcttctctagtgtatcatccttctcctgtgttctcctcttctctagtgtatcatccttctcctgtgttctcctcctcttctctagtgtatcatccttctcctgtgttctcctcttctctagtgtatcatccttctcctgtgttctcctcttctctagtgtgtCGTCCTTGTcccgtgttctcctcctctctagtgtatcatccttctcctgtgttctcctcttctctagtgtatcatccttctcctgtgttctcctcctctctagtgtatcatccttctcctgtgttctcctcctctctagtgtatcatccttctcctgtgttctcctcttctctagtgtatcatccttctcctgtgttctcctcttctctagtgtatcatccttctcctgtgttctcctcctctctagtgtatcatccttctcctgtgttctcctcttatctagtgtatcatccttctcctgtgttctcctcctctctagtatATCATCCTTCttctgtgttctcctcctctctagtgtatcatccttctcccatgttctcctcctctctagtgtatcatccttctcctgtgttctcctcttctctagtgtatcatccttctcctgtgttctcctcctcttctctagtgtatcatccttctcctgtgttctcctcttctctaatgtatcatccttctcctgtgttctcctcttctctagtgtatcatccttctcctgtgttctcctcttctctagtgtatcatccttctcccatgttctcctcctctctagtctatcatccttctcctgtgttctcctcctctctagtgtatcatccttctcctgtgttctcctcttctctagtgtatcatccttctcctgtgttctcctcctctctagtgtatcatccttctcctgtgttctcctcctctctagtgtatcatccttc
This genomic stretch from Hyla sarda isolate aHylSar1 unplaced genomic scaffold, aHylSar1.hap1 scaffold_79, whole genome shotgun sequence harbors:
- the LOC130346487 gene encoding beta-1,3-galactosyltransferase 5-like produces the protein MKHKAFFIILGLFSATIFLTIRWIGESDVTMSRVPLEMPQTTTIIPVLRQSLTLHDGKFEYHLNLSSFQLEFPNLQTYQCSMILSPPVAPYEDSDLPLILMAIKSHPRSGTRRNAIRQTWGNEQELKGYKLRRLFLVGTTEVLGTMEIVKVESATYGDILQWDMTEGHHNLSLKERCFLEWLYHNVPEVDYIFKGDDDVFVNTEMVVDLIKDFGSPNVIHGYHQHRPPVMRQTKYSITKTLYPSGHYPGFVSGGGYIFSGPSVPSLYEASCIMPVFPLDDVYFGFLALAANLTYRHDPRFHVHGLKYDVCRYKKALLVHGISPEILLVIWREVNENKCENTEQKKS